DNA from Pajaroellobacter abortibovis:
CGATCAGGATATCGATCGGTTCGCCTGGATGCTTGCGAATCGCTTGTTGAAGCGCATCCCAATGGGCTACCGGCTCTTGATCGACCTCTAAAATTTTATCTCCATCACGCATATCTGCCGCATACGCAGGTCCATGATGAGCCACAGAGACGCGCATGCTGGTCTCATCCAGCGTCAACCGCCCCCCAACCAAAAACCCAAAAAACAGAAGCACAGAAGCAAATAGATAATTAGCGGCAGGACCCGCAGCAACCGTAATCATCCGACCCATCAGAGAAGCATTCAGGTAGCTCCCCTTGTCTTCAGGATCGTGTGGCTCGTAGGGATTCATCCCCGCAATCTGGACATAAGCGAGAAAAGGGATGAGGGCGATCTGAAAGATTGTATGACTCCCCTCTGGCTTATAGGCATACAGTCGTGGACCAAAGCCGATAGAAAAGCGGGTAACAGGCATACCAAAGAGACGAGCAGCCAAATAATGGCCTCCTTCGTGTACAACCATTAAAATAGCGAGAGCGAAAATAGCGATGAGATAAGGGACAATAATCATTCTTCTATTTTAGGCGTTCTTGCAGATGACGCCAAGAGAACATAACAGACACTTGCACTTCCCCACGCTCAGTGGAAAAAGAAATGGACGAACACTACCCCTCCCCCAACCACAGAGAAGGGGTTTGTTAACCATGTGGGGGCTTCTTTTATGGATTGGATCCAACCAAGCACACGCTCAAGAAAACCAAGAGAGCCAGGATAAAGTCACTGTGCGCGGCTGAAATGCAGGAGAGGTCTCCTCCCAAGCGTGCCTTGAAGATAGCTTTCTGGAGGTGGTCGACGTGGCCGCGCTCCTCGAGCCCATGCCAGACGTTCACACCCGACGTTTAGGGAGTGCAAGCGATTTTGTAACCCTCTCCATTCGATGTGCTTTCTCCAATTAGTTGACAACCCTGCTCGCTGGAGTAC
Protein-coding regions in this window:
- a CDS encoding M50 family metallopeptidase, producing MIIVPYLIAIFALAILMVVHEGGHYLAARLFGMPVTRFSIGFGPRLYAYKPEGSHTIFQIALIPFLAYVQIAGMNPYEPHDPEDKGSYLNASLMGRMITVAAGPAANYLFASVLLFFGFLVGGRLTLDETSMRVSVAHHGPAYAADMRDGDKILEVDQEPVAHWDALQQAIRKHPGEPIDILIERGGEKRVLQVTPRPKGMPDEGKILIGPEQRMIPVGVGEALKISLIEPPRVVYGLVEGLVHIVTGKEKAELSGPVGIVREAAHAVRVGVGDTFKLLGIISAYLGGFNLLPIPALDGGRLLFLIFEAVARRKTNSKVEAHVHALGLVMMLALVVLVTWVEIMPKR